The Alligator mississippiensis isolate rAllMis1 chromosome 11, rAllMis1, whole genome shotgun sequence genomic interval TTTGATCCTGGACATACCTTGTTCTATTTCCAAGACGCTACACCTCAAAACACTTTCTATGTCCTTGGCTTTCACTGGCTCATTCAAGTGTATCATCTGGGAGAAGACTTGAGCGAACCTCAAGAGATCCTTGTGTGTGTTTCTATTACCTTTCTGCCTCAAGTGTAACGCGTGAAGCCATAACTTGATACACTGCTCAAACTCCATGTTATCTGCATAAACAGCCCCCCGATAAATAATAGGGTGTGAAACATCAATGTTGTCCGAGCCCAGAATTCGCTCCCGCACTATGAGGCCCTCCATGTGCAGGGCATCTCTGTCTTGCCTAATAGACTCTAATTCCTGAGGAGTTCTGCATTCAGTCCTGTTGCCGTAAGCTTCGATTTGTGGAAGAACCTCTTTCACGATGATGTTGGCGCTCTCTCTGTACCTCTCCAGCATCGCTAAGTATAAATAGTGGTACGTCTTCATTATATCATAATTTTCTCTGTCGTTAGCAAACGAGGCCCCCAGAAGTTCCAATGCTTCGATGCAACTTCTCTTGTCACAGTCAGCGTGAGCGAGCAGTAGCTCAACCACATCTGCCTTGCAGCTCTCTGCAGCCACTTTTAATGGAGTCATCCCATGACCGTTCACCATCATGGCGGCCTTCCACTTGACCAGCTCCCTCACGATCTCTAAATGGCCGGCTTCAGCAGCAAAGTGTAATGCTGTTGCACCGCAGTGGGCTTTGGCATTGGGGTCGGCATGCTGTTCTAGGAGGTACCGCACCACGTCCGTGTGTCCCTTGTAGGCAGCGATCATAAggcaagtgttgtcatacttgtTGGCTATGCTGATGTTGGCGTTGTTCTCTACCAGGTATTTAACAATGTCTAGTCGGCCATCGAAGCAGGCAGCCCGCAGCGGAGTCGAGTTGGTCACCGTCGTGTGGTTCACGTTGGCTCCGTGACTCACAAGCAGCTTGACGACTTCAAAGTGCCCGGCTCCCGCTGCACACCAAAGCGCCGTGGCCCCATCAATGACATAACTGGAAATGCAAACATATAAAACAAGCCATTAATGAGGGGCTGCCCTCAGGGAGACCCAAGGAGTGTGCAAGGAGCCCGTTCCCCATTCCTGTTCAGTACAGACCCTGGAGAACCCCCCTGGTTTTGAGTTGAAAATGTCCGTTAGCAGGAACAGGACAGAATCAGGGAATCAGCAAGTACCACCACCCCCAAAAAAGAGGCTAAGCTGTTCAAAGCAGAGCAGGTGATTTGCCCTGCATCGGCCACCGACACAGAaccacctgccccactccacagATCGCAACCTGGCCCACCCAGTCCCAGGAAGCTTAATGACAAAGGCAAGAGCTGCCGCCTCTTTGCTCTCTGAGGAAGCACTCTACAAAACGAAGGCTTCAAGAGACAAAGCCTGGTGTCTTCTCCACTCCGCCTCGTCTCTGGAGTAGTGCTCGACTGTGCAAACAGGAGCTGCTTCCACAACAGCAGCATGCAGTcaagctgcctctcagccttcGCTGGGAGGCCAGACCCCAGCACAGAGACAAGTACCTCTCCCCCACCGCTAGAGGAACTTCTCTGGGCTTTTCCAAAGATAAAGTCAATAAAGCGCCAATCCAATCCGAGTCATTACAGGCCTGAAAGTCCAAATGGGCACCAGTGACCGTGAGGAATTCTCCCAGGTATGTCTGCAGGAGCAAGCCGTGAGCCGCCACTCGAGAGCATGGGCTGGGGACTGCTGAAATAAAGGGACTTTATGGCCAGATTCTGACAGCCGTACTCTACCGTTAGCAGATCCCATCCCATGGAGTCCTGCAGCAAACACTGGGACTTCCTTTGCATTAAAAATCAGGTAGGGATTTCAGACCCTGGCCTAAGAGCAGACGATTGCTCTTGGACAGAAGGGATTTAACCAGCGGCCACCAACAACAGTCTGGCCAAACATAGCAGTGACCTCTCTCTGCCCAAGCCTGTAATACTCTTCCCCTTTCTCACCCCAGCAGCAACAGGGAAGCCAGCTTGGGAAGCCTGAAATTGCTCTTAGAGCAGCCTTCGCTGCCTGGCtagggttaggcagggggttTGCTACAAGCTGTTTCTGAGCGCTCTCCTGTCATAACAGCACTGCAGCAAGAGGCTTTTGAAACATGGGCAGTAACTCAGAGGAAGACGAGGATTCTCAAAACAACCTGCAGAGCCAGGTAGGAGTCACTTAGCAACGGGGTACCATTTCCAGGTACCACTTGCACACGCTGCTAAACCTAGGCATGACGTAACCGTGGGGGGACTGGATGGCCACAGAATTAAGGTCGCGTCTACCagctaatgcaggggtgggcaaaatgtggcccgggggccggatgcggcccactgggtcattctatccagcccgtggggcccctaaaaaatttagaaaattactatttatctgcccctggctgcctatcatgtggccctcgatggcttgccaaaactcagtaagtggccctccacccgaaataattgcccacccctgagctaaggtCACCGTGCTCCAGGCCGGCGGCCTCCCGAACTTGCAGCAATGCAACTTTCCAAGGAACGCTTCACATGGGCAATGAGACAGTGCCAACGAGCctgtgctaattagcctgcccCGAGCACCACACAGCCCTAGCCACAACGGTTTCTGGTGAGGAGGTGGCTGGCCTGGAGCACTGCCACCTGCCTGACAGCTCTGGATCATGTAACATTTACCATGTAGACACAGCTCCAGGTTCATCTAGGAAAACACTTCACATAGCAAAGATCCCGCCCCCCGTCCCCTTCAAACCAACTCTGTCTGCAGCAGGAGGTGCATGCATGGGAGCACAGAATGGGGAGGAAGCCCCCCAGCGCTGGGTCCTGCCATCCTAGGAGCCTCGTCACAGAGGGCGAGTCCAAAAGGCTCCTCAGGAACATCTGTTCCAGCTGCTCCCGCACACTCACAGACATCCACTCACATCAAACCAGCCTTTCATACAAACGACCCAACCTGCCACGTGCCACAGGAGAGCCAGAGAGGCGACTAGCACCTTGCACTGGGGCAGGTGTGCATTAAAACAATCCGGTTTCAACAGCTGTGGTGTCAGCTCTCAAACACACAGACTCCAGGGTCAGGGATGGGAGTAGCCCACAAATAAGGATGTTGAACCCAACTATTTTCATTTGCTTCAGAGGAAAGTTTCTTTTGCAGCCCTCTGTCCTGCCTTGCATACCACGCAGCATCTGGCACTGGCCAGACTGCATGTACTCAGTGTGTCCATGTACAGGAATGCCCTGTGAGCCCACGTGTAGTAAGACCACTCTACCCTCCTGCTGTGCCAATCTTGGTCATAAGGGCATTGCAAATCCTCAACTACAGAGACAAGGAAACGAGACTAGAGCTGACAAAACAAGACAGCTACGGAGCCGTGCACCTTGCCCACAACATGCACCAGGCAAAACGTGTTGTGGTGTCTTTAGACAAAAGGTTCGTAAAACCCACTTCCTGCGCATCGCAACCAGGTAGAGCAGGTACGGTCACTGAAGGCTCTCAAACCTCTGTTAACACGTTTAAGCCTGTGTGACAAATGCACAATCAAAGCGTCCTTTTTGAGACAGCACGTCccgtctgggctgagcagggaatACAACATGCTACAAACAGCCACACAACCTCAGCATGCGAGTCTCTCATGTCTCAAGCTAAGCCAGGCCCCTCGCTCGCTGACGACACCATCTACCTGCTGCAGGCGCCAGCGAAGGCAATTTGGTAGGCAGCACTCTTTTCTCCTGCCATGAACCACAACTGTTATAGTCAGCAAGCACCAAAactgttcatagattcagagatgttcaggttggaagggacctcagcagatcatcgagtctgaccccgtgccctgggcaggaaagagcactggggtcagacgacccagCCAagtgcatgtccagcctcctcttaaagacgcccagggtaggggagggcaccacctcccttggagcccattccagatcctggcaacccttaccgtaaagaaggtcttcctgatgtctaacctgaatgtgctctccatcagtttacGGCCGTTGTGCCTAGTTACTCCacggggtgccctggtaaacagagcatctcctattccttgctgccccccgccACCAATAAATtggtaggcggccacaagatcacctctcagccttctcttgcggaggctgaagagctcCAGGGCACTCAATCTTTCCtggtagggctttgcctgcaggcccctaaccatatgagtggcctcctctgaaccctctcgcagttatccacatccctcttgaagtgtggtgcccaaaactggacgcagtactccagctgcaacctgaccagtgccgcatagaggagaagtatcacctccctggacctgtttgtcatgcacctgctaatgcacgataaagtgcggttagctttactgatcgcttcGTCACATttacgactcgtgttcatcttggagtcaacaatgactccggGATCCCTTTCTGTTGCCGTGCTGCCGTTACCAGCCTGTAAGCGTGCTGGTAATTCCTTCCCCCCAAGTGCAgcgccttgcacttgtccttgttgaactgcatcctattctggtccaccctttccaacctgtccagatccgcctggatccactccctaccctctggtgtgttaactttagcccataatttggtatcatccgcgACTGTGGACAGGTTGGAGGACCTCTTCCAGAGGAGGGAAATCAAACCTTTGTGAATAGAAATGATGCCCAGGCATCACTTCTCCAAACAGAGACATAACAACTGCAGTGCCCTGGCTAAAACTAGGCACAGTCTCTCTCCCCTTAAATTCATCCTGCAGTTTCTATTGGTTAGTGTCAGTTCCTTTAGGTCTTGTCCTGAACTGGTGTAACACTGTTGTGAACAGAAAGTCATTAACTTACTGAACACTAAGTACCAGGGACTTAGCAGAGACACTGACTTCATGGTCCATCACAATCTACTCGACACTTGCTAATCTCTGCACTTCGCAGGTGATAACGACCCTCCTGAACGCGTTCTTCCACAATCAGGTTTTCTCTGCCTCCCTTGAGATCATTTTTCTTAACATCTGGTTTTATTCACACATGGAGTTTTACTGTGCCCGCTTCTTTTCGGCTTTCTTTTCCCTCAAGAACCCGAAAGCTTGTCTCGCGTGCAGTTGGACCAACACAAGACATCACCCATGCGAACTCTCGCCTCTCCGCGTGTTGCATTCCAGGGACGGAGAACGCGCGGTTCCCTGCAGAGCTCTAGGAGACGAAATGTGCTACTAGGAGAGACGTTCGCTGCTGTAACGTGACCTGGCACCGCTCAGCCCAAAGCAGCGGGGGAA includes:
- the FEM1B gene encoding protein fem-1 homolog B; the protein is MEGLAGYVYKAASEGRVLTLAALLLNRSESDIRYLLGYVSQHGGQRSTPLIVAARNGHAKVVRLLLEHYRVQTQQTGTVRFDGYVIDGATALWCAAGAGHFEVVKLLVSHGANVNHTTVTNSTPLRAACFDGRLDIVKYLVENNANISIANKYDNTCLMIAAYKGHTDVVRYLLEQHADPNAKAHCGATALHFAAEAGHLEIVRELVKWKAAMMVNGHGMTPLKVAAESCKADVVELLLAHADCDKRSCIEALELLGASFANDRENYDIMKTYHYLYLAMLERYRESANIIVKEVLPQIEAYGNRTECRTPQELESIRQDRDALHMEGLIVRERILGSDNIDVSHPIIYRGAVYADNMEFEQCIKLWLHALHLRQKGNRNTHKDLLRFAQVFSQMIHLNEPVKAKDIESVLRCSVLEIEQGMSRIKNTQDTDIHTAMDNYECNIFTFLYLVCISTKTQSSEGEQSRINKQIYNLIHLDPRTRDGSSLLHHAVNSSTPVDDFHTNDVCSFPNALVTKLLLDCGADVNAVDNEGNSPLHIIVQYHRPISDFLTLHSIIISLVEAGAHTDMTNKQKKTPLDKSTTGVSEILLKTQMKLSLKCLAARAVRMYNISYQNQIPRTLEEFVEFH